ATCAAATTCGTTGCTTTATTCATACCCACATATATAATGAGTTGTTTAAAACTACCGGCTAGCTTTTGTAAAGACTTGGAGAGGATGATGGCCAGTTTTTGGTGGGGTCAGagaaataatgagaaaaaattaCACTAGATGAGTTGGAGTTGTATGTGTCAATCTAAGTTTAGAGGAGAGATGGGGTTCAAGgatttatagttttttaatatggCGTTATTGGCTAATCAAGGATGAAGGATATTACAAAGTGAAGGTTCCCTTTTACATAGAATTTTTAAAGCGAGATACTTTTCACATGGGAGTTTTTTTGAATCTAAACTAGGACCAAATTCCTTTTATGCATGGAGAGGGATATGTGAAGTTAAAAAATGGTTGATGTAAGGGTGCAGATGGAGAGTAGAGACAGGAGAAAAACATTAATATCTGGAAGGATGCATGGATTCCTGGCCATAAGGCTTTGGTGCAGGAACTGATATTGAGGGAagatactcacctggaagagaTGGGGGATAATCTCATTGACTCAGAAACAAAAGGTTGGAGGGTGGATCATATTAGACCTCTCTTTAATCTAACTGTAGCAGCTGACATTTTGAAACTAAGGCTATCATCAAACCAATATGAGGATAAATGGATATAGACACAAGAGAAGAATGTGATTTTCAGTGTTAAAAGTGTTATTGACCAATCCAAGACCTGAGTAACAACAATGCCAGGGAGAGTTCGAGTGCTACGGGTTAGAAGAAACTATGGAAAATGTTGTGGAAGATGAAGGTCCCAAAGAGAATTCAAACTTTTGCATGGAAAGCCTATAAAGATATATTGCCAACTCTTAcaaatctggaaaaaaaaaaaaagagagtagagGTGGAATATAGATGTTGTTTTTGCAAGTCAGTCCCAGAAGATGTTCATCATGTCTTAGTTTCTTGTCCATTATTTAGAGGCTTATGGAAGTATTATGTGCCTGTTATGTAGTAGCTGCCTCTAGACATGGATTTTTTGGATGCGAGTAAATTTATTCTTGATAAAAGAACAAATTCAGACTTTACTAGGTTTTTTCTCATTACTTGGGGCTTGTGGTTTAGACGTAATAAGATGCAAATGGAACAGATATTGCTTCAGCCCGAGCAGGTTATAAACCATTCTCTATCTCTACATAAAACTTTTACTGATCTAAGAAGCTCTACAATTCAAATTGCTAAAAGAATATGCTGTTGGAATCCTCCACCAAAaggttttttaaaattgaatgttgatgaAGTCGTGTTTTCAGAGTTGAGAAAGGATGGTGTGGGTGTGGTACTTGAAGATGACAAAGGTAAACTAGTGATGGCTACAAGCAAGATTGAAAATGAGGTTGAGAATCCAGCTACTATTGAACTGTTGGCTTTACTACAAGACTTACAGTTGAGTGTCCATTTGAGATTTTCAAAACTAGTTGTTGAGAGTGATTATATGCTGCTGGTTCAAGAGTTAAAAGATGAGCAATATTctttttatgaatgaatgaatgtttgattataaataaataaataaacttattaTTCCAACGATACGAAGATTGTGTTCTATATATCAATTTACAAAGCGGTTTTTTTAGTTAACAAAGAATCTCTTAGAATGAGCTGGACTTGCACTTTTGTAAGACCTGATATTTTGGATATAGTTTGGGCTCAAGGCCCAGGCATACAGTTTGGGTTGGACTTTACGGCACGTCTAAAGGGCCCAACTTTGTTAGATCACACCTGCTACCGGAGCCGGTTCGTTTATATCCAGAAAACCGAAAAACCAGAACTCCGAATCGGGCGGGCAAAAAACCTCTATAAAGACactcttaaaagaaaaaccctagttcctacCCTCCCCTCATTTTTCTCCTTCAAGCTCAGCCTCCGGCCTCTCTCACGATCCCAAAATGGTGagcctctctcttcatctcttcaCACTACTGTTCACACCAACTAGTCATCCtttaagatctctctctctctctctctctctctctctttctcttttccttaCGACGTCATCTTCGTGCGCTTGTTCTgatcttttttgtttattttttctgtgATTTGCAGCCTTTCAAGAGATACGTTGAGATCGGGAGGGTCGCCCTCGTCAACTACGGCGAAGACTACGGCAAACTTGTTGTCATCGTCGATGTCATCGACCAGAACCGAGTACGCTCTTTTTAATGTTATTTCTTTAGTTGGACTCTTGTAGATTTACGCCCGTCTAACCTGTTtgtgaatttaaattttaaaaattatgcgGTTTATTATCCTATGCTTTACTTGAGATCATATTTTGTATGCTGTTAAATGAATGTctcaatttgatttatttttttgcttgcaATTTGGAGAATGGATTTAGAGTCGTATAAACTTTCGTTTCAAAAGGTACACTTTCTGTCCAAAATGTTTAAGTGAAGTTAGAATTATCAATTAAATAGCAATACGCGATTTTATTTTGGTTATACTTGTATGTAGTCAGCCATGTTAGCTTCAACTCTTTGAAAAGAATTAGTTTAAATGTTTGAGCTCGCTATCCTTGCTGAAAATTAAGTCTATGGTACAATCCGTCTGAAATTTGTTTCCGTTAGTGTTAGATTTTGACCTAAAAATGCCTCACgaagattttcttttgaagttttgaactttGGAGGGAATACTacctttcttttataaattgtggTAAATCTATGGATTCTGATGCATTGGTTCACATCATTTTTAGACCTTTTCACTTCGTGTGTGAAATGTTTGTTAATTATTAGCCATCTCATGATATGCTTTATCTACTGTTATAGGCTCTCGTGGATGCCCCTGATATGGAAAGATCCCAAATGAATTTCAAGAGGCTCTCTCTGACTGACATTAAAATTGACATTAAGAGGGTTCCTAAGAAGAAGGAATTGCTTGATGCCATGGAGAAAGCTGGTAGGGGCTGCTAGTTGTTGAATAGGGTGATCCTCATTTTTATATTGGAAAACATTATAGACACAAAGGGATCCCACACACTGATATGGCAtatctcctcctttttttttttttttttttcctttcattttttcctcCTCCCGCCCGTCTtccctcccctcctccccctttccctttGTCTCTGTCTGCCTCCGCCCTCCCCGTGGCCTCCATGGTGGTCGAAACCACCTCAAGGCCTACAGAAGCTGCCGGCAGTCCAAGCGGCACCGTCCGGCGGGGGGATGGGAGCTGCCGTGCATTCCCGACCACCATGGCGGCCACTGGGAGGGCGGAGGCAAGGGGAcagggggaggaggggaggggagatGCACGGGAGAGGCTCTGCCATGAATGACGGTGCCGCTTGGACTGATGGCGGCTTCTGCCAGCCCTAAGGTGGTCC
Above is a genomic segment from Juglans microcarpa x Juglans regia isolate MS1-56 chromosome 1D, Jm3101_v1.0, whole genome shotgun sequence containing:
- the LOC121237254 gene encoding 60S ribosomal protein L14-1; protein product: MPFKRYVEIGRVALVNYGEDYGKLVVIVDVIDQNRALVDAPDMERSQMNFKRLSLTDIKIDIKRVPKKKELLDAMEKADVKKKWENSSWGRKLIVQKRRASLTDFDRFKLMLAKIKRAGLVRQELAKLKKENAS